In one window of Eleutherodactylus coqui strain aEleCoq1 chromosome 10, aEleCoq1.hap1, whole genome shotgun sequence DNA:
- the SLC7A3 gene encoding cationic amino acid transporter 3 — translation MICGGLTTFGKKLIRRRCLDGGSENSCFVRCLTTLDLIALGVGSTLGAGVYVLAGEVAKEKAGPAIVLCFLAAALSSVLAGLCYAEFGARVPKTGSAYLYSYVTVGEIWAFTTGWNLILSYVLGTASVARAWSSTFDDIIGNHIKNFFKERINIKVENVLAEYPDFFALLLVMLLTVLLAVGVSESALVNKVFTAINLLVLSFVILSGFIKGDIKNWRLTQEDYNSYYNLTPSEVSNSSEVFGSGGFAPFGFSGVASGAAACFYAFVGFDCIATTGEEAKNPQRSIPIGIIVSLLVCFVAYFGVSAALTLMMPYFALNEDSPLPGAFRHVHWEPARYVVSVGSLCALSTSLLGSMFPMPRVIYAMAEDGLLFKFLANVNKRTKTPLIATIVSGIVSAIMAFLFELDVLVELMSIGTLLAYSLVAACVVILRYQPQKQTCTLKTTEMVKLNEKRDADLQVTFTDSDTFHIRRLLSPGSDVPTKTSGHIVYGCVSVISVLFILMCVILGQKLDDLLSGSPIWITVFILLSVGSAAVTLVIWKQPECKNKLSFKVPALPLLPLFSVFVNLYFMVQFNAGTWIRFSIWMALGFIIYFGYGIWNSTEEQSSKARNNLGSPDSPSQAIKDHSATVI, via the exons ATGATTTGTGGTGGACTGACAACCTTTGGCAAGAAACTGATCCGCAGGCGATGCCTAGATGGCGGCAGTGAAAACTCTTGCTTTGTCCGCTGCCTGACTACATTGGACCTCATTGCATTAGGAGTTGGTAGCACACTAGGCGCTGGAGTTTATGTTCTTGCTGGTGAAGTCGCAAAAGAGAAGGCTGGCCCTGCAATTGTCCTCTGCTTCCTCGCTGCTGCTCTTTCTTCTGTGTTGGCTGGGCTATGCTATGCAGAATTTGGGGCAAGGGTACCGAAGACGGGCTCTGCCTATCTTTATAGCTATGTCACTGTTGGAGAGATCTGGGCATTCACAACTGGATGGAACTTAATACTTTCATACGTTTTAG GTACGGCCAGTGTAGCGAGGGCTTGGAGTTCTACTTTTGATGATATAATTGGCAATCACATTAAAAACTTCTTTAAGGAGAGAATAAACATCAAAGTGGAAAATGTCCTTGCAGAATACCCGGATTTCTTTGCCCTTCTACTCGTTATGCTGCTAACAG TGTTGTTGGCTGTTGGTGTAAGCGAGTCGGCACTGGTTAACAAGGTCTTCACTGCTATCAATCTTCTGGTATTGTCCTTCGTCATCCTGTCTGGCTTCATCAAAGgtgacatcaagaactggaggcTTACACAGGAAGATTATAATAGTTATTATAATCTCACGCCATCTGAAGTCTCTAACAG TTCAGAGGTGTTTGGCTCCGGAGGTTTTGCTCCTTTTGGCTTCAGCGGAGTTGCGTCCGGTGCGGCAGCATGCTTTTATGCATTTGTGGGGTTTGACTGCATTGCCACAACAG GTGAAGAAGCCAAGAACCCGCAGCGTTCTATTCCCATTGGTATCATTGTTTCACTCCTAGTTTGCTTTGTGGCTTACTTCGGAGTATCAGCTGCCCTTACACTTATGATGCCATACTTTGCACTGAATGAAGATAGTCCCCTTCCTGGAGCATTCCGCCACGTTCACTGGGAGCCCGCTCGTTACGTTGTTTCTGTTGGGTCTCTATGTGCCCTCTCAACAAG TTTGTTGGGTTCCATGTTTCCAATGCCACGTGTTATCTATGCCATGGCTGAAGATGGACTTCTCTTTAAGTTCCTAGCTAATGTCAATAAGAGGACAAAGACTCCGCTCATTGCAACCATTGTTTCTGGTATTGTGTCAG CAATCATGGCGTTCCTTTTCGAGCTGGACGTCCTTGTGGAGCTGATGTCCATTGGTACCTTGCTTGCTTACTCCCTGGTGGCTGCTTGCGTTGTTATTCTCAG GTACCAACCACAGAAACAGACCTGTACACTGAAGACCACCGAGATGGTCAAACTGAATGAGAAGAGGGACGCCGATCTGCAGGTCACCTTTACTGACAGCGATACATTCCACATCAGGCGTCTACTGTCTCCGGGCAGTGATGTCCCCACTAAGACATCTGGACACATTGTTTATGGCTGTGTCTCTGTCATTT CTGTCTTGTTCATCCTCATGTGTGTGATACTTGGTCAGAAGCTTGATGACCTTCTTAGTGGAAGTCCCATCTGGATTACTGTCTTTATCCTTCTGTCCGTGGGGTCTGCTGCTGTTACTTTAGTTATCTGGAAACAACCGGAGTGTAAAAACAAGCTGTCCTTTAAA GTCCCTGCGCTCCCGCTGTTGCCTCTATTTAGTGTATTTGTCAACCTTTATTTCATGGTCCAATTCAACGCTGGAACTTGGATTCGATTTTCTATCTGGATGGCTCTAG GTTTCATTATCTACTTCGGCTATGGCATTTGGAACAGCACTGAGGAACAGAGCTCTAAGGCGAGGAACAATCTGGGAAGCCCCGACTCTCCCAGTCAAGCTATCAAGGATCATTCGGCAACTgttatataa